From Nguyenibacter vanlangensis, one genomic window encodes:
- a CDS encoding methylamine dehydrogenase light chain, whose amino-acid sequence MPVSFLDTLGETVTRRLAARSSRRGVLGRMGAVMATAPAFPLLPVSRAQAESAPPPAPVLTDFERRAQSTDPAKCTYWRHCAIDGILCGCCGGGVHTCPPGTQPSPVSWIGTCRNPDDGRSYVIAYRDCCGRNICAAPKACDCNTADREMPIYRPQASNDIIWCFGTASTAYHCSTAAIIGQAS is encoded by the coding sequence ATGCCGGTCTCTTTCCTCGACACGCTGGGTGAAACCGTCACCCGCCGCCTGGCCGCCCGTTCCTCGCGCCGCGGCGTTCTGGGGCGCATGGGTGCCGTCATGGCCACGGCCCCCGCCTTCCCCCTGCTGCCCGTCAGCCGGGCCCAGGCCGAATCCGCGCCCCCGCCCGCGCCCGTCCTCACCGATTTCGAACGCCGCGCCCAATCCACCGACCCCGCCAAATGTACCTATTGGCGCCATTGCGCCATCGACGGCATCCTGTGCGGCTGCTGCGGCGGCGGGGTGCATACCTGCCCGCCCGGCACCCAGCCCTCGCCGGTGTCCTGGATCGGCACCTGCCGCAATCCCGACGACGGGCGTTCCTACGTCATCGCCTATCGCGATTGCTGCGGCCGCAATATCTGCGCCGCCCCCAAGGCGTGCGACTGCAACACCGCCGACCGCGAAATGCCCATCTACCGCCCGCAGGCCAGCAACGACATCATCTGGTGCTTCGGCACGGCCTCGACCGCCTATCATTGCTCCACCGCCGCCATCATCGGCCAGGCCAGTTGA
- a CDS encoding methylamine utilization protein MauD: MNHAAPGPLALIAWAQALDWLLLLAVLPVLLLLFRRMRALFARVAPVGALMTAVGPAPGQRLPARLARAMDGAPLMVGGTRSDGMRSLLLFVSGTCPISRKILPIAQDFTRRESIDLVCLGDDTDAMQHDLIARFALSPGRFVNDPEIGRLLGVDKLPFALLLDASGLIVAKGLVNTREHLESLVVAGETGHVSVQSYLNARPRAA; this comes from the coding sequence ATGAACCACGCCGCGCCCGGCCCGCTCGCCCTCATCGCCTGGGCCCAGGCCCTGGACTGGCTGTTGCTGCTCGCCGTGCTGCCGGTACTCCTGCTGCTGTTCCGCCGCATGCGCGCGCTGTTCGCGCGTGTCGCCCCGGTCGGCGCGCTGATGACCGCGGTCGGCCCTGCGCCCGGCCAGCGCCTGCCGGCCCGCCTGGCCCGCGCCATGGACGGCGCGCCGCTGATGGTCGGCGGCACCCGCTCCGACGGCATGCGCTCGCTGCTGCTCTTCGTATCCGGCACCTGCCCGATTTCGCGCAAGATCCTGCCGATCGCCCAGGATTTCACCCGCCGCGAATCGATCGACCTGGTCTGCCTCGGCGACGACACCGACGCCATGCAGCATGACCTGATCGCCCGTTTCGCGCTGTCCCCCGGGCGCTTCGTCAACGATCCCGAAATCGGCCGCCTGCTCGGGGTGGACAAGCTGCCCTTCGCCCTGCTGCTCGACGCCTCGGGCCTGATCGTGGCCAAGGGGCTGGTCAACACCCGCGAACATCTCGAAAGTCTCGTCGTGGCCGGCGAAACCGGCCATGTCTCCGTGCAATCCTACCTCAACGCCCGGCCCCGCGCGGCATGA
- a CDS encoding TonB-dependent receptor domain-containing protein, translating into MMRFLTMSPARKTIPTSSRRLLAGGSLFLFTLSPLPAALSAAHAAQPASTPAPGSAAPHAHASAAHRRAAARPAARRAVPAATRAARNEDVSIVATRGVSHDTEQVVTRAAIERMVGGTNPLKSLAQLPGVSFSSSDALGLDTWGASIYLRGYFMDQLGVTLDGVPLNDQSYGSVNGLNILTAVIPDDLGRESVSQGAGAVNLPSNSNLGGTMQFFTDDPADHIGGKVSQGFGSYAMYRTYARFDSGRLNASGTKFFASYARDYEGKYQGGGSDFMQQADGKLVQPIGHDSSISAFFNWSDSAVWGYSDKSLEILNKLGWRVESFYPNYAAAYATAAGTYLPPGWDQITGQDPKTVAFYDAGQHTVDYLGGLNLDFALTDRLRWRTTFYGHSDTSYLTYGDPNTPSATGAPLSEEVWQPRQQRMGFDTALQYRLGNHTIETGVWYENNIQTSGQYWYNEPLLGQGAPVETVGPYDVYGPAFQQSYNFAWTTNTVQYHLMDTWRPLHNLTVHAGFKTLAVTTSGGSDYNNPDVTGVDSLPNGSLSTVGAFLPHVSANWRFLPGHELYFDLAENMRSYVVGASGAGGYSASPWSVQDQPTFKQLQHTLRPERDWVYLVGYRYTSKRIIASLDGYHSDISHKLISASVGTLNNPVASVIDTHSATMNGVDAGLTLVPVRGLSIFNTVSYNHATYGQNVLAGQQYYPLAGKKMVGYPEFMYKTSAIYTYGPAQVHFDANYYSKREFSYLNDTHIPGYWLANAGARYRFGSYGAMKNITVDFNVYNLFNAKYIAMMGENGFPMSGDYQSLERGAVREYFGTVTAQF; encoded by the coding sequence CCCATGCCGCCCAGCCGGCCTCCACGCCGGCTCCCGGTTCGGCCGCGCCCCACGCCCACGCGTCCGCCGCGCATCGCCGCGCCGCCGCCCGTCCGGCCGCGCGCCGCGCCGTGCCCGCCGCCACCCGCGCCGCCCGGAACGAGGATGTCAGCATCGTCGCCACCCGCGGCGTCTCGCACGATACCGAACAGGTGGTGACCCGCGCGGCCATCGAACGCATGGTCGGCGGCACCAACCCGCTGAAATCCCTGGCCCAGCTCCCGGGCGTCAGCTTCAGCTCCTCCGACGCGCTCGGCCTCGACACCTGGGGCGCCAGCATCTATCTGCGCGGCTATTTCATGGATCAGCTCGGCGTCACGCTCGACGGCGTGCCGCTGAACGACCAGAGCTACGGCTCGGTCAACGGGCTGAACATCCTCACCGCCGTCATCCCCGACGATCTCGGGCGCGAAAGCGTGTCCCAGGGCGCGGGCGCGGTGAACCTGCCGTCCAACTCCAACCTGGGCGGCACGATGCAGTTCTTCACCGACGACCCGGCCGACCATATCGGCGGCAAGGTGTCGCAGGGCTTCGGCTCCTATGCGATGTACCGCACCTATGCCCGCTTCGACAGCGGCCGGCTCAACGCGTCGGGCACCAAGTTCTTCGCCTCCTATGCCCGCGATTACGAAGGCAAGTACCAGGGCGGCGGCTCCGACTTCATGCAGCAGGCCGACGGCAAGCTGGTGCAGCCGATCGGCCATGACAGTTCGATCTCGGCCTTCTTCAACTGGAGCGACTCGGCCGTCTGGGGCTATTCCGACAAATCGCTCGAAATCCTCAACAAGCTCGGCTGGCGCGTCGAATCCTTCTACCCGAACTACGCCGCCGCCTACGCGACGGCGGCCGGCACCTACCTGCCGCCCGGCTGGGACCAGATCACCGGACAGGACCCCAAGACGGTCGCGTTCTATGATGCCGGCCAGCACACGGTCGATTATCTCGGCGGCCTGAATCTCGATTTCGCGCTGACCGACCGCCTGCGCTGGCGCACCACCTTCTACGGCCACAGCGACACGTCGTACCTGACCTATGGCGACCCGAACACGCCGTCCGCCACCGGCGCGCCGCTGTCCGAGGAAGTGTGGCAGCCCCGGCAGCAGCGCATGGGCTTCGACACCGCCCTCCAGTACCGGCTCGGCAACCACACGATCGAGACCGGCGTCTGGTACGAAAACAACATCCAGACCTCGGGCCAGTATTGGTACAACGAACCGCTGCTGGGCCAGGGCGCGCCGGTCGAGACCGTCGGCCCCTATGACGTCTACGGCCCCGCCTTCCAGCAAAGCTACAATTTCGCCTGGACCACCAACACGGTGCAGTACCACCTGATGGACACCTGGCGCCCACTGCACAACCTCACGGTCCATGCCGGGTTCAAGACGCTGGCGGTCACGACATCGGGCGGCTCGGACTACAACAATCCTGACGTGACCGGAGTCGACTCCCTGCCCAACGGCAGCCTCAGCACCGTCGGCGCCTTCCTGCCGCATGTCAGCGCCAACTGGCGCTTCCTGCCCGGGCACGAGCTCTATTTCGACCTGGCCGAGAACATGCGCTCCTACGTGGTGGGCGCGTCCGGCGCCGGCGGCTATTCCGCCTCGCCCTGGTCGGTGCAGGACCAGCCGACCTTCAAGCAGTTGCAGCACACGCTGCGGCCGGAACGCGACTGGGTCTACCTGGTCGGCTACCGCTACACGTCCAAGCGCATCATCGCCTCGCTGGACGGCTACCATTCCGACATCTCGCACAAGCTGATCTCGGCCTCGGTGGGCACGCTGAACAACCCGGTCGCCAGCGTGATCGACACCCACAGCGCGACGATGAACGGCGTCGATGCCGGGCTGACGCTGGTGCCGGTGCGCGGGCTGTCGATCTTCAACACCGTCAGCTACAACCATGCCACCTACGGCCAGAACGTCCTGGCGGGCCAGCAATACTATCCGCTGGCCGGCAAGAAGATGGTCGGCTACCCCGAATTCATGTACAAGACCAGCGCGATCTACACCTACGGCCCGGCCCAGGTGCATTTCGACGCCAATTATTATTCCAAGCGCGAATTCAGCTACCTCAACGACACGCACATCCCCGGTTACTGGCTGGCCAACGCAGGCGCGCGTTATCGTTTCGGCAGCTACGGCGCGATGAAGAACATTACGGTGGACTTCAACGTCTATAACCTGTTCAATGCGAAATATATCGCGATGATGGGCGAAAACGGCTTCCCGATGAGCGGCGACTACCAGTCGCTCGAACGCGGCGCCGTCCGGGAATATTTCGGCACCGTCACCGCACAGTTCTGA
- a CDS encoding amine dehydrogenase large subunit, with the protein MTNTGSTARRFPALARATLAAASVAASAACWSAAPAGAAPTPVLQAEQSDVATLPSAAAHWFLPATLDQSYTIYDADAGRILGTVPASILGNIALSPDHGKFYVADTIWSRVDHGTRQDLLQVYDAHSLALLREIPLPPRALAVYKQQDFDVSTDGNWAYAFNMSPATSVTIIDLAHAKVARTVDIPGCALIFPWKSGGFSSLCGDGSLTDVGYTGGNAITITHTRPFFDANNDPIFEQGLVDHATGRALFVSYTGKVYAATLGQHPAIAAPWSIQQAAGQPAAGTGVQELAWRPGGLQPFAWNRASGHLFVLMHAGTYWTHKTAGTEVWELDPARHALVRRIDLPHPARGIAVTSDASPLLFATAEDGAVTVLDPATGAVRRTLEAHAGPMSIVPDL; encoded by the coding sequence ATGACGAACACGGGTTCCACGGCCAGGCGCTTCCCGGCTCTGGCTCGCGCAACCCTCGCCGCCGCCTCGGTCGCCGCCTCGGCGGCCTGCTGGAGTGCCGCACCCGCCGGCGCGGCGCCGACCCCGGTGCTCCAGGCCGAACAGAGCGACGTCGCCACCCTGCCGTCCGCCGCGGCGCACTGGTTCCTGCCGGCCACGCTGGACCAGTCCTACACCATCTATGACGCCGACGCCGGGCGCATCCTCGGCACGGTGCCCGCCAGCATCCTGGGCAATATCGCGCTTTCGCCCGACCACGGAAAATTTTACGTGGCCGATACGATCTGGTCGCGCGTCGATCACGGCACCCGCCAGGACCTGCTGCAGGTCTATGACGCGCACAGCCTCGCCCTGCTGCGCGAAATCCCCCTGCCGCCCCGCGCGCTCGCGGTCTACAAGCAGCAGGATTTCGACGTCAGCACCGACGGCAACTGGGCCTACGCCTTCAACATGAGCCCGGCGACCTCCGTCACCATCATCGACCTCGCGCACGCCAAGGTCGCCCGCACGGTCGACATCCCGGGCTGCGCCCTCATCTTCCCCTGGAAATCGGGCGGTTTCTCCAGCCTGTGCGGCGACGGCTCGCTGACCGATGTCGGCTATACGGGCGGCAACGCGATCACCATCACCCACACCCGGCCGTTCTTCGACGCCAACAATGACCCGATCTTCGAACAGGGCCTGGTCGACCATGCGACCGGCCGCGCCCTGTTCGTCTCCTATACCGGCAAGGTCTATGCGGCGACCCTGGGTCAGCATCCCGCCATCGCCGCTCCCTGGTCCATCCAGCAGGCTGCCGGCCAGCCGGCCGCCGGCACCGGGGTGCAGGAACTGGCCTGGCGTCCCGGCGGCCTGCAGCCCTTCGCCTGGAACCGCGCAAGCGGCCACCTGTTCGTGCTGATGCATGCCGGCACCTACTGGACGCACAAGACCGCCGGGACCGAGGTCTGGGAACTCGATCCCGCCCGCCACGCCCTGGTCCGCCGCATCGACCTGCCGCATCCCGCGCGCGGCATCGCCGTCACCTCCGACGCCTCGCCCCTGCTGTTCGCCACGGCCGAGGACGGCGCCGTCACGGTGCTCGATCCCGCGACCGGCGCCGTCCGCCGCACGCTCGAAGCCCATGCCGGGCCGATGAGCATCGTGCCCGACCTGTGA